A single region of the Streptomyces diastaticus subsp. diastaticus genome encodes:
- a CDS encoding translation initiation factor 2 has translation MPHPASPDPHDATRRAPGLPLAPTRARAAGRGQRSVLLAVRSAVTLHRLLDVLPVFDGDDRVRVRFTLVPGSRFDVDALTALDRTGARTIPWRDACHTRHDLVLTASPKGDLHLLPGPRALLPHGAGFGKALSGEGSADVPSGLDPAHLLADGEPWADLHALAHEEQALRLARHCPEAGPAVVVGDPTADRLLRSLPHREEYRTALGTGPRQLVVLTSTWGPESLIARRPRFPAELVALLPHDAFQVALVLHPNDHSRTGGFDLARWMGPALRAGLVLARPHEEWAALLVAADAVVTDHGSTGLYAAALGRPVVGAHDGGRELVPDSPMARLLARAPHLAAAHDLPTALDAARRTDLREPVAHAFAHQGRALTLLRGHLYRLLGLGRPSGPVAAPAFPAPTTTPERPTVFAVRATVSGDRVTVHRFPPDTREPVHHLAAEHPAAGPGPLQSAAVLWQHARTRPAPAHHTAWTASGWTASGWTASVLEEMPGCRTAAAVLSRGQVLLRHRDAGLLSVTTEPHRGQGRVHHVDPTAVISAVHAWLAGGPPPRSPRTLLCDTGPVPVPVHLAPAGEKELDYEL, from the coding sequence CCACCAGGCGTGCGCCCGGCCTTCCCCTCGCCCCGACGCGGGCCCGGGCGGCGGGGCGCGGGCAGCGGAGCGTGCTGCTCGCCGTCCGCTCGGCGGTGACCCTGCACCGGCTGCTGGACGTCCTGCCGGTCTTCGACGGCGACGACCGCGTCCGGGTCCGCTTCACGCTGGTCCCCGGCTCCCGTTTCGACGTCGACGCCCTCACGGCCCTGGACCGCACCGGCGCCCGCACCATTCCGTGGCGGGACGCCTGCCACACCCGGCACGACCTGGTCCTCACCGCCAGCCCGAAGGGCGACCTCCACCTGCTGCCCGGCCCCCGGGCGCTCCTGCCGCACGGCGCCGGTTTCGGCAAGGCGCTCAGCGGCGAGGGCTCCGCGGACGTGCCCTCCGGCCTGGACCCCGCCCACCTGCTGGCCGACGGCGAGCCCTGGGCCGACCTGCACGCCCTGGCCCACGAGGAGCAGGCGCTACGCCTGGCCCGCCACTGCCCCGAGGCCGGCCCCGCGGTCGTCGTCGGCGACCCCACGGCCGACCGCCTGCTGCGCTCCCTGCCCCATCGCGAGGAGTACCGCACGGCCCTGGGAACGGGCCCCAGGCAACTGGTCGTCCTCACTTCCACCTGGGGCCCCGAGTCGCTCATCGCCCGCCGCCCCCGATTCCCCGCCGAACTGGTCGCGCTGCTGCCGCACGACGCCTTCCAGGTCGCGTTGGTCCTGCACCCCAACGACCACAGCCGCACCGGCGGCTTCGACCTCGCACGCTGGATGGGACCCGCCCTGCGCGCCGGGCTGGTCCTGGCACGGCCGCACGAGGAGTGGGCCGCCCTGCTGGTCGCCGCCGACGCCGTGGTCACCGACCACGGCTCCACCGGGCTGTACGCCGCCGCGCTGGGCCGCCCGGTCGTCGGCGCCCACGACGGCGGCCGCGAACTGGTCCCGGACAGCCCCATGGCCCGCCTGCTCGCCCGCGCGCCCCACCTGGCGGCCGCCCACGACCTGCCGACGGCCCTGGACGCCGCCCGCCGCACCGACCTGCGGGAGCCCGTCGCCCACGCCTTCGCCCACCAGGGCCGCGCCCTGACCCTGCTGCGCGGACACCTCTACCGTCTCCTCGGCCTGGGCCGGCCGTCCGGCCCCGTCGCCGCCCCCGCCTTCCCAGCGCCCACCACCACGCCGGAGCGGCCCACCGTCTTCGCCGTACGCGCCACGGTCTCCGGCGACCGCGTCACCGTGCACCGCTTCCCCCCGGACACCCGCGAACCGGTGCACCACCTGGCCGCCGAACACCCCGCGGCCGGCCCCGGCCCGCTCCAGAGCGCGGCCGTCCTGTGGCAGCACGCACGGACCCGGCCCGCGCCCGCCCACCACACGGCCTGGACGGCCTCCGGCTGGACGGCCTCCGGCTGGACGGCCTCCGTCCTGGAGGAGATGCCCGGCTGCCGGACCGCCGCGGCGGTCCTCTCCCGGGGGCAGGTTCTGCTGCGCCACCGCGACGCCGGACTGCTGAGCGTGACCACCGAACCCCACCGGGGCCAGGGCCGCGTCCACCACGTCGACCCGACCGCCGTCATCAGCGCCGTCCACGCCTGGCTGGCCGGCGGCCCGCCACCCCGGTCACCGCGGACACTGCTGTGCGACACCGGCCCCGTCCCGGTCCCCGTCCACCTGGCCCCGGCCGGGGAGAAGGAGCTCGACTACGAGCTGTGA